CCGAACTACACCGCGCAGGTCAAGGAGTGGAACCTGGAGAGCGACCTCGACACCTGGCGCGGCGCCGACGGCAAGTACTACGCGCTGCCGGGCCTGCACGAGAACGTCTGGATCGACTACTCGATCGCCGTGCGCACGGACATCCTCCAGAAGCACAACATCGAGATCCCCACCACCCTGGACGAGTTCACCACGATGCTCCAGGCGCTCAAGACGGCGTACCCGAACCTGTACCCGTTCTCCGACCGCTGGTCCACCCCCACCCCCGGCCCCGGCGCGAACGCCCTGCTCCAGACCCTCGGCAACGCCTACGGCACCCACGCCGGCTGGAGCTACCAGCACCAGACCTGGAACGCCGCCCAGGGCAAGTTCGTCTACACCGGCGCGACCGACGAGTACAAGGCCATGGTCACGCTGCTCAACAGCTGGGTCAGCCAGAAGCTGCTCGACCCGGCCAGCTTCACCCAGACCGACGCGCAGGCGGAGCAGAAGTTCGCCAACAGCCAGTCCTTCGTCATCAGCGCCAACGCGCAGGAGGTGGTCAACACCTACCAGAAGGACCTGGCCAAGGTCGCCGGCGCGACCGTCGTGAAGATCCCGGTGCCGACCGGTCCGACGGGTGCGGTCAACGTCGGCACCCGGCTCGAGAACGGCATCATGATCTCGTCCTCGGCGCGCAAGAGCCCGAACTTCGTCGCGATGATGCAGTTCATCGACTGGCTGTTCTACTCCGACGCTGGAAAGCTCTACGCCAAGTGGGGCGTCAAGGGCGAGACCTACACCGGCAGCATCGACGACGGCAGCTTCAAGCTCGCCCCCGACGTCGACTGGGGCGGCCTGAACCCGAGCGGCACCAAGCAGCTCAACGTCGACTACGGGTTCTTCAACGGAGTCTTCGCCTACGCCGGCAGCAGCAACCTGCTCAACACCCAGTTCCCGCCGGCCGAGCAGGCCTTCCAGAAGGTCATGAACCAGCGCAAGGTCCTGCCGCTCGACCCGCCCGCGCCGTTCAGCGACCAGCAGCAGCAGCAGACCACGCTGTGGGCGTCCACGCTGATGGACTACGTCAACCAGAACACGTTGAAGTTCATCCTCGGCCAGCGGCCGCTGAGCGACTGGGACAAGTACGTCTCCGAGCTCCAGGGGCTCAACTCCGACAAGTACATCGACGCCGTCAACCAGGCCTACCAGACCTACAAGAAGGCCCACGGCTAGACGAGCACCCGGCCCGGTCCGCTGCCACGCGGACCGGGCCGGACCCGCCTCGGCGGGACCGACACGCACGAGAGCACGCAGTGCTCGAAGAAACACCCGGATCAGCGGAGGAACAGCGGTGCCGACCCCCATCAACGTCCCGGACCGAGCCGTCGGACGGCTCTCCGACGCCTGGCGCCACTGCGTCGGCACCGGCCGTTTCGAACTCGCGCTGCGGCGCGACTACCAGGACTCGCTGGCGCTGATCCAGCGCGAGATCGGCTTCCGGCACATCCGGGGCCACGGCCTGTTCGCCGAGGGCGTCGCGGTGCACCAGCCGTACGAGTACCAGGGCTCGACCCGTACGCGGTACAACTTCGGCTACGTCGACCAGGTCATCGACGCTTACCTCGAACTCGGCATCCAGCCGTTCCTCGAGCTCGGCTTCATGCCCAAGGCGCTGGCCTCGGGCGATCAGACGGTGTTCTGGTGGCAGGGCAACGTCACCCCGCCGAAGTCGCTGGCGGAGTGGAACGACCTGGTCCGCGCCACGCTGCGGCACCTGATCGACCGCTACGGCCTCGACCTCGTGCGCCAGTGGCCGATCGAGGTGTGGAACGAGCCGAACCTGACCGTGTTCTGGCAGGACGCGAACGAAGAGGCCTACCACCGGCTGTACGAGGCCACCGCGTTCGCGGTCAAGGAAGTCGACGCCGAACTCCAGGTCGGCGGCCCGGCCATCTCTCCCGGGGCGGACGAGTGGCTCAAGCCCTTCGCCGACTTCGTCTCGCTGCGCGGGATCCCGGTCGACTTCGTGAGCAAGCACGCGTACACCACCGGCCCGGCCCAGCACGTGCCCTTCGGCGTGTACCAGACCCTCGCCCCCGCCCGGAGCCTGCTTGAGCAGTTCGCGACCCCGCGCGACCTGCTGCGCTCCACCGCGCTCGAGGGCCTGCCGGTGCACATCACCGAGTTCAACTCGTCCTACCGGCCGGACAACCCGATCCACGACACCGCCTTCCACGCCGCGTACCTCGCGCCGGTCCTGGCCGAGGGCGGCGAGCACGTCGCGTCCTTCTCCTACTGGACCTTCAGCGACATGTTCGAAGAGGTCGGCGTCCCGACGTCGCTGTTCCACGGCGGCTTCGGCCTGCTGACGCACCGCCAGATCAAGAAGCCGACCTACCACCTCTACGCGTTCATGGCCCGGATGGGCTCGGACATCCTCGCCCGCGGCACCGACCACCTCGTCACCCGCGACCAGGACGGCCGGATCACGGTGCTGGCCTGGGCTCCCGTCGACGAGACCGGCCGGGAGCCGGTGCCCGCCGGCCATCGGCTGCGGCTGTCGATCCCCGTCGGCGCGGAGGCGGACGCGGCGTTCGCGCTGCGCTCCAGCGTCAGCGAAGAAGCCGGCAACGCCTGGGCCGCCTGGCGCGAGATGGGCCGCCCCGCCGCGCCGAGCAGCCGCCGGCTCGACGCCCTGCGCGAGAGCGCCGAACCCACCCGCCGCCACAGCGCCCTGCCGGTCGAGGCCGGCCGCGTACAGCTCGACCTGACCCTCGATCAGCACGAGGTGACGCTGGTGGAGATCAGCCCCGTGCACGACGAGACCCCGCCGTGGCTCGACGACCGGCGGCTGTTCGGCTACGCCCGACCCGAGAGCGAGACGGAGGAGACCTCATGAGTATTCTCA
This genomic window from Actinospica robiniae DSM 44927 contains:
- a CDS encoding extracellular solute-binding protein, which encodes MNSFSRRGFLGVLGGGIAAAALAGCSTQKPGGSNSTTGGAGDLSANKVGAMDDYAVGTQFKATQPLDFGMMMLNNPNYPYNPKWEFFTDLQKMTNISISATSVPQSDYNTKVGVMVGAGDAPAIIPKTYHPAEQAFISSGAILPVSDYTDLMPNYTAQVKEWNLESDLDTWRGADGKYYALPGLHENVWIDYSIAVRTDILQKHNIEIPTTLDEFTTMLQALKTAYPNLYPFSDRWSTPTPGPGANALLQTLGNAYGTHAGWSYQHQTWNAAQGKFVYTGATDEYKAMVTLLNSWVSQKLLDPASFTQTDAQAEQKFANSQSFVISANAQEVVNTYQKDLAKVAGATVVKIPVPTGPTGAVNVGTRLENGIMISSSARKSPNFVAMMQFIDWLFYSDAGKLYAKWGVKGETYTGSIDDGSFKLAPDVDWGGLNPSGTKQLNVDYGFFNGVFAYAGSSNLLNTQFPPAEQAFQKVMNQRKVLPLDPPAPFSDQQQQQTTLWASTLMDYVNQNTLKFILGQRPLSDWDKYVSELQGLNSDKYIDAVNQAYQTYKKAHG
- a CDS encoding GH39 family glycosyl hydrolase: MPTPINVPDRAVGRLSDAWRHCVGTGRFELALRRDYQDSLALIQREIGFRHIRGHGLFAEGVAVHQPYEYQGSTRTRYNFGYVDQVIDAYLELGIQPFLELGFMPKALASGDQTVFWWQGNVTPPKSLAEWNDLVRATLRHLIDRYGLDLVRQWPIEVWNEPNLTVFWQDANEEAYHRLYEATAFAVKEVDAELQVGGPAISPGADEWLKPFADFVSLRGIPVDFVSKHAYTTGPAQHVPFGVYQTLAPARSLLEQFATPRDLLRSTALEGLPVHITEFNSSYRPDNPIHDTAFHAAYLAPVLAEGGEHVASFSYWTFSDMFEEVGVPTSLFHGGFGLLTHRQIKKPTYHLYAFMARMGSDILARGTDHLVTRDQDGRITVLAWAPVDETGREPVPAGHRLRLSIPVGAEADAAFALRSSVSEEAGNAWAAWREMGRPAAPSSRRLDALRESAEPTRRHSALPVEAGRVQLDLTLDQHEVTLVEISPVHDETPPWLDDRRLFGYARPESETEETS